Part of the Echeneis naucrates chromosome 1, fEcheNa1.1, whole genome shotgun sequence genome, CCAAATGACTACACTAACGCTGACCATTTATATTGGGACATTGATTAGATTGAAggcaacacaaaaaataaataaataaataaataaataaataaataaataaataaaatacataaatatagaaATTTCATTCACACTCCACTTTATCATAGCAAttgcaaaaaacacacaactgtgctGCACTgatgtaaataatttttctgtacCTCAAAAGCTGCAATTCCTAGAGCCACAGCTGCAATAATCACTGCATTGTCCTCAATCAGCTTCAGCAGCGTGTCAAAGCAGCCATCAATCATCTAGAAGGGAAGCAACAGGCTTTTAGCAGAGGTATAGCTTCTTAGTTTgtatagtttgttttttgtttttttcattaacataGATTATTCCACTAAAAGTAATTTGGTCTCATACCGAactctctgctgttgttgtattACATGTTGCTTTGGTGATGGTTGCGTTGCAACACGTGAGTGGATAAAAGTTCCCTCCATGTTCATTGTAAAAAGGGGAGAAGTCGAAGTCTGTGTAGTTCTTGTATCCACAGCAATGAAACTAGAAGGAAACAACAAAGTGTTACTGCACTGTGGGGAGATGTGGGCAGCTAAAATATGACAGAACAACAGTAGTACACTagtacaaatgttaaaaaaaaaattgttacaCTCAGATAATCAAGACTACTTTTATCTCAAAAGTTTAATCAAGTGATTGCCTGTGAAGAGACATGTAGATGTAAAGATGAATAAGTCATTAAAAAGAGCAGTACCTCTTCCATGGTGGCATTCCAAAGGGAGGTTACACCTTCATCTTTTCCATAGTCTTCTCGAATGCTTTTGATAACGTCCTTCTCTAGAGCACTAAGAAGATCTTTAGCCTGAGAAGGACAGATAGAAAAACCACACAGTCTCATATTTGAGTTCTCGGTTCCACTTCCTGAACCTGACTGCACGCATTTGCTGCCAAGAGACTTCTTAACATCACTTACCAAATCCTTGAAGACGAGTAAAACCACAGCTCCTGCAACCTCAGCGAGGAAGATAATCAGCACAATGCTGAAAAACTGAGAgtagaggaaatgaaaaataagtcACTTGTACCTGCAGCAACTGTAAAATCAAGCCTGGCCAACACAGTTTACATCTTCTGTCTAGCTTGACTCaaactgttttctgttctcttgAGTGCTAAACGAAATTCACTTGCATTTAAAAAGGAACTAAATGTATGTGCTTTTGATCAGGCCTCAGACAAATGTCTTTAGCTTTGACTTATCCAACATGGCTCACCGTCAGTAGCATGCACCTACTCTCCCTGATAGCCCCGCAGCAGCCCAGGAAGCCAATCACCACCAGCACAACGCCCAGTGCTATGAGCAGGTAGCTGACATTGACTAGCTGGGATATTCCAGACGCTGCATTGTCTATGGTGTGTAGTACATCCAAGAGAGAACCAGCATCCACTTTCACCCAAATCCCGACTCCCAGAATGGCTGCACCTGCTACCTGCACGAgtagaaagagagacagaggtgttgtttttattttttgcagtgaaTAGTTaaccacagacatgttttcAGAGATTATTTTCTTGCAGATTCTCTTCAAAgctggaccaaaaaaaaaaaaaattataataataaaaaaataaaataaaataaaaaatcctacTCATTCAAGTTTCTATGCTAAGATCACACTCTCCTAGAACTTGTTTCACATTTGATTTACACATTTCAAAGTGGTACCAAATtcttatcattttattttttggcaggGAAGAATCCAGGtgtcctttttaaaataataagcCATCCTGAATATAGAGACATCTgcatcatttcacatttatttcccatttttAACTTACAAAGATGCCGCCATTGAAGATGAACATCATAATTTTGAGAAAGCCGGAGCAACAcatcttggcttttttttttctggcttcttCACActtgaaaaagagaagaaaaagtgcCTTAGTTCAGCTGAAAAGTTTACAGTTACATACCAAttattcaattttttatttttttttggttaggAGAATTGGGTGGGCAACTTTGCATTTCAGCTCAGGAAAATCAATGCTATGAAACTgactaacacacacaatcaccaaCATGGGTCAAATGGCCTTTGCTTTAGTTATACATTAACCACAGTAACTGGCAGGAAAACAGGAGAGGTCCTCATGTCGGTTTTCATTCTGATGTAAACCAGGGCGTCGCTTAAATTGAGATGTAAACTGCATTTTCACCTCTTCATTTAAATAATACTTACCTAAATGTTGTCTAAAACATTTGCAGGAAccaatttgaattgaatttgaattgataTGTTCCCATTTTGTTTGGTTTCGTCTGGCTTTTCTTCATCCTGAGACTAACTGGTCAGAGGAAAACAATTCACTTCCTCCAGCACTGAACTTTAGTTTCTCTTGATGGTAAAAGAGTTTCAACTCTTTTATCACACTTAGCTACTCGTTATCAATGTTATCTTAAAAATTATAACTCATGTTGATGTCAGCAGGGAATAAAAGTGTCTGTGACCATAAGTAGGCCATTAAAGATGAAATGCAGGTGAAAAGGTTTCATGTACACTTCTGATGTGTTCATGATTAATCATAAACTTATCTTATGCTCACTCGCTGACACACTACAAGCAACTCTGAAGAaccataaaacacaaacaaaccattgTCCTCAATGTTTTGAAGCtatttcctcctgctgtctgtttgACTGAGATGAGATCAGCTTTATAGTTGTTGTTCTCTTTTCGTCTTTATTGCCACTCTGATAACAGGCAGTATGAACCTACTTGGCAACTGTGACATTGTTTCCAGGATGCAGTAAAATTTGCCAATAACACCAGTAGGATGATTTTTGATCTGAATATGTTTGATTTCAGCCTTGAGGCAGCAAAACAGGACAAATAACGTAACTTCAGTGGTGCCTGCTGTAGTGTTAGTTTTTGgttatatatacaatatattaaaCAACAggatggtggaggaggtgaaTTTGGATTAATTATTCTGCTGGTATTCTGTTATATTATCATATCAGCCactcaaaatacaaaatatcaaACAATGGCCACACTTTGAAAGACAAATCCATGCTTATAAatattgggggaaaaaaaatatcaaatatgaaGTATAAAGAGTCCCTCTATTCCAGATGTTTTATTTGAGCAGTATGCAGAAATTTTGTAATTGATCATGGCTGGAGAATAACTTAAACCCCAAAACAGGCTTAAATCACTTTACCGATGGTTCAGAATCAACTATTAAACAGGATCTGTTCAGTAAAAACTACCTGGATGCTTGATTGTCCTCATGTGCCAAAATTGGCGCTTGAAGTTTGTTTAGATTAGAAACAAAATAGGTTTTAGGTGTTGGAAATATAAATGGAGATTTCAATACTGTGTGAAAAACTACAAATGCCATACCTGTGCTGAACTGACGTCCGTCTGCCCGTTGAGCCCTGATGAATGAGGAGTGTCTGCTCAACAACTCTTTCACATGCCCCTTTATCTTCTCACAGGTATCTGTCCATCCCTCTccctcacactcactctcacgcacacacacacggaaacaAGAGTTCATACCCCACACGTCATTGACACAACATTTCATGGTGTCCAAAGTCCTTTCAGAAATAGACGCTTTATCACATGAATTTTACGACTAACCTGAAGTGAAATAATATAAAGTTATATATCAATGATTTCTCACATTAACTCATTACACAACACCATTTTGGAAACTGTGTAAAAGGAAACTAATTTAAAGAATCAAACTATTTAATAAGTAAATCAAAAATCTGagtaatgttttattttccaagaaGTGGAAACATTTTAGTAATAAAATTAATGACCTGCTTGATATCATTTTATGATGATTACCTACTAACTGGAAAGCTCTGGAAACCTATCCaactttcctttttaaatgcCAGTATAGAAAAACAACTGACAAGAGTTGCATCAtattaattcttatttttaatctcAACTTTTAGAGGAACACAGGCAAATGAAATGTTAGACTCACATTAACCattaaaagacaacaacaacaaaaacagtatATCAATTAAAAGAATATATGAATATCCCTTCAAAACAGTAATAACAAATCTAGAATGCACAAATACACCTGGAATGATGAGTACATTTCAGGTTAATTTGACTGTACTTAACGGGGGACTGTGATGGCAGGTGCTTTTTAACGCAATCTAAGTATAAAGCCTAGGGCAGTGAAATACACACAAGGGGGCAGCATAACACAAGTATATCACAGTGATCCCGCAAACCAGGCTGCTTgagtttgtgtcttttgttcACATCCTCACCTACAACAGGTGTTAATCCATTAAACAAGGAAATAATAAAGCACAGGCATTGGGCACAAGGCACAGCTGCTCCACGCAGATCTTTGGCATCTCAGTGTAACAGTCCCATTCAAATTATGAGGAAGAtaacaagcaaaacaaaggaGCCGAGCATCCAAAATAGTATTGCAGTGACATATGGTGAAGTACATTCTCAATGGCAGATTTTTTTGGCAATTCAATTAATCtgtgtatctgtatgtgtgtgtgtgtgtgtgtgtgtgtgtgaatacacaCAATGAGTTTCCACTATCAGCTATCAACACGCACAGCCACCCTGACTGCCTTGGGGCGTGTCCTTCAAACCATCCCCTTTGTGGCCAGCTAATGGACTGGCATCCCCGTTGACgctctcattcatcttctcacAGATGACGTCCACCAGTTTGTCAAACACCTGCTTCACGTTTATGTTTTCTTTGGCGCTGGCCTCGAAGAACTGGAAGCCTTGAGCGTGAGTCAACAAAACGGCAGAACAAGGAAAACAACATGAGTTATGATTAGCAAGTCATGTTTGCATTGCGTGTCCTTCCAAGCATGTGATAAAAGTAAGTGTGAGtaagtgcctgtgtgtgtgtgtgtgtcggtgtgtgtttgctgaCCGAGTTCTGTCGCTAGTCTCTGGGCCTCCTCTTTGGGaacctgtctgtcttcctccaAGTCCAGCTTGTTGCCTACCAGCACTACCTGTGCATTGTCCCATGAATATGTCTTGATCTGTGTTGCCCTAGAAAACACCAACACAACTTTTTCACAGCCACCTGTCCTGCAGTACACCATCTGTGTCTTCACAACACTGAGCAACAGCTGGTGCCCTTTTATCTCTCCTGTATATATGGATGTGTGATACTGAAAGGGGCATCATGTATCATAACTTTAGATTTGTACTTTGCAGATTGTCACATTAAACGTGCTGAACTTAGAAGATTTTACGTATTATAGACTATAAACTGTGAAAGAGGAAGTTGAAATGAACAGTGACATTACAGACGTACTAATTtctatataataataatataacacaATGAAAGGGGTGATTCTTTTCCAGCAAGTACTTagtatttgtcattttttgctttttccctGTTTAAAAAGTGTTTGCTGTTATTGTATTGGATTTTCAGGTGGTGGTTTTGTCTCTGACTTTCTACTTTTTGTACAAAAAGTAATTATTGTGAAATGGCTAGACTAAAATAATCAGATGTGTGTTTCATATGAAATCTGTTTATGAATATGTTCTATTTATTCTTTGCCAAATTCTGTTACCAAACTTCCCAAGTTTTATCTTGTGTATTTAATATGTTACATAAAAATGCCATCTGTTTGCCATCTGCCCAGTAGATTTCTCAGAGTACAAGGATTTGTTTAGATGTTTTGACATACTGACAGTATAACTTAAATATAGTAGAAACTTTTAACAAATGTTGtatattgtgtgtatatatatatatatatatatatatatatatatatatatatatatatatataaacataaaaaacgtaataaataatattatcaCATTACACCTATAGTTGTACCCACCAATCCTGAACAGCATAGAATGTCTCCTGGCTCGTGATATCATACATCAGCAGGAATCCCATGGCTCCTCGGTAGTATGCTGTGGTGATGGTCCGGTAGCGCTCCTGGCCTGCTGTGTCCTGGAAACACACAATTCATCTGAGAAAATCTGACACTCTTTGGCACCTTTTGACAACAATTTCAAGGAAAGTCGGTATTTTCAGCAGTGACATGGTGACTGGGTGACAAGGAAACAAAATTACTATCATAAAATTCCAACACATACAACTTAACCCAAACCTCCTCTGTGACATTAAAGACAAGCACAGAAAATTATTGCGaaattgaaaagagaaaaactttaGTGAGCAGTAAACAAAAAGTTAATCTAGTTTCCTGACGAATAAAACATTAACCCAGGAATTAGTCCCTCCCGTCATGTGCCAGTGTTGCCACACCTTGTAAATACACCAGGATGTGCTCACTGCCAGTTGGCTAAGCCTTAAGGgacaaaaattatttatgaagAAGTTAATTCCCTTCTTTATGTCCTTCTTTGATTATGGGAAACTGTTAAAccaacaaattaaaattaatgacTGGTGAAAAGTTATGCCATATGGGAACTCTAAACAGGGAGATTCAGGGCTTGTCAATAAACTTTAGCATATGTCAAAGCAGCCATACTGTGTGAGTCACTGTATAAGATGTTCACTGTGTCAAACCCTTGTGTGCCAACTTTGGTGTAGTGTTACAAAATGAGTTAGGCCTTTTTTAATGCACCCATGAAACTCATTCAAGCTACTCAGCAGCCAATAACTTTTCACTTGTACTTGGCACCTTCATCGTGCAAAATTATGTAACTGTATCATTGTTAAGCTGAGCAGATAAGCCGTGCTTCTCTGAattcattaagaaaaaaaaaaaaaaaaaaaaaaaagatgtattacTTTAATTTAACACGAGGACTGTGGGTAAGTCCTCGCCTTCCACGAACATTCAGTAATAGATCTGTCTTGGATGTCAGTCTGCGCAGTAAGCacattcagccacagcagctccAACCCATGCATCTTTCATGAACCTCGCTGTCTGGGGACAATGTTAAACATCAACTGTCATTAACTCCAGACTGTGAAAAATTAGTTTATGCCACATCCATGACAGGCAGCATCTTGTATGAGGGCAATCTAGGGAATGGGGTGAGGATAAACAGTCTGTGTTGTGTAACAACGCTTTCAAAAGCACCATTTGCCTTGGTGGAAGCTGGTGGAAGCTGCATTTTAGACCCTCTAAACTCCCTCGTAATGCCTTTAATTACCTTGGGCACATAAGAGCGCTGACAGGGAAGGGACTGAAATCTTTTCTACTCAGTGTTGCTGATATATACTTGAATATGTTGCTTTCGCCACTATattaagaaaacacattttttattcatcattggaaatgaaaatgtctctACCAGAAATTATTAGGTGCATTTCAGGCCGCGGTAATGTGAGAGTCACAGTTCTGTCTAATATGAGACGAAGGTTGTAGATCAACCAAAAAAGGCTATTTAGTTGAGTTAAAACTACAGTTATTGACAGTTAAACCATCATGCTTTTGTCCAGAGGTGGACAGCTGTTTCTTTATCCTGGTTGAATTGAACGATTTAATACATATATTGGTGGATCCAGtgcttcattattattattattgatttatagtaATTGAattgttttctgtaaatcacTTGAAATAGGGGCCAATATATCAAATATGTCAAAGAGTCAATGGCTAATAACCCATGAATCTGGTTAATACTGAGTTTTTATCCATTTTCAGCTCTGAAAGATCAAACTCCGTGAACAGTTACAGTATCGAGAGAAAGTAGTTGcaaaaaaaacacttctcaAATTTCATAGTCAAATATACTGTAAATCTTTGCAAATAGCAACacctttaatgtaaatatggtGCAGTAGTTTCATTCAATGAGCTACATCAGTCCTGTTTGCAGATATATGGCAGTGCAGTAGGACTAGCCCTGAGACAAATAAGTTTCTAATTTTCCAAGGCTGTTTATTGCATTGGGGATGTCAGTTAAATGACAAAAGATGCTGCCACTGGTGGTGAAATATCAAAAAGTGATTAGAACAAACTACAGACATTAGGTTTTACACCCAGCGCTTGAAATTTCTAAAAGACAGATTACTTAGAGTTAAATTGGGTCAAACTTCAACACTGTTGGGCAGATTTTAGTTCCTAACTTATGAGCAATCATTTTTATCTGACTCTTTGAGTGTGACTGCGTGTTCCGGTCCTTATCTGCCTGACTGCGGCACTTTCCTTCTACAGTACAGGAGAAAATCAGACGTTGTATGTGAAGTGGTCAAAAGTGACAATtcaaaaagatggaggaaaatcCAAATAGTGATGACAAAGCTGGAAGCTGTTTGTCTTCCTGGATATCTCTCTATTGTTAGAGTTATGATATTTTGTCTGTGTTGAATTTTCTACATAGCCACAACGTTAATTCATTGTATTCTTCATCTCACCCAGATCTGTAGTTTGACTCTCTTGTCGTTCCTGTAGATGGTTTTGACTTTGAAATCAATTCCCACTGTGCTGACAAAGGCAGAAGTGAAGGAGTCGTCTGCGTAGCGGAAGAGGAAGGAGGTCTTTCCCACACTGCTGTTACCAATGATCAGCAATTTGAACATGTAGTCAAAGTTTTGGTCAGCTGCATCCCTCTGCTCTGTGCCTACTCCTGGATCTCTGGCTAATGCCATCTACCAAACAAAGAGCAACAGGagaggaaattaaatgaattcCTCCTGTACAAGCAAACAGAGTGTAGAGATGtctgttctttctgttgtagattcaaatcaattaaatcaatgaaaacatCATTAATAAGGAAAAGCCACAGGATATATGGTATAGTCACACAGCTATACAGCACAGCATGTGCAGGAATAACACAATGACTTAAGCATAGTTACAGATGCTGTGTGCTCACATACGTCGATGACCTGCGacattctattttattatttgctaCATTTTGCTTAACACCCaacatgctaaaaaaaatatatatataaataaataaattcaaagcacaaaatattgtatattgtatataatACTTAAAGTTCACATCAAgcaacagaatgaaaaaaaatatgagcacAGTGACTatgactgaaatgtttctgaaaatggaaaatttacACAATATGATTTCTACAAAAACAGCAAACCAACCCCATtcaacacacataaaaaaaactatagcTGCAATGAATCTTACACCACAAGCCAAACAGGCTCCATGAATTCATGCTGTTGATACCAGTGTGGgggtttgttttcttgttggcACACTGTGGGTCACTTAAAACCAGTTAACCAAGGTTTTAAAGTCATAGCCATTCTAAGTATTGGTTGACAACAGCATACATCCCTTTATAACTACAATTTACTACTTTCTAATGACTCCTTCCAGCATGCAAACACAGCATGTCACAAAGCAAAAGTCATCTCAAGCTGAATCTATGAACATTCAGCGGCAGATCTGAACAGTGAAACACTTCTGATTTGGGAAACAACAAGGGACTGGCAGTTTGAATGCGCATCTGATACATCTGCAGTAATTATGTGATGCCGTCATGTCAACATGAAGCAGAGACTTAAAGCAACGTTTTTAAAATATTGCAGGGTTCATGTCATGCGTTCATGAATCTTGAAGCTGTTCTGGGAGCAAAGAGAGGCCCTCCCCAGTGTGAGGATGGGCTCCTCATAAACTCCTGGGGGAGTATATAGTAAATAAGCTATAATGTTCGGTTTTTGTTGAAATTCCCTCAGAAAGGTGCTGAATCACCTTCACGGTCATCCTGTGGACCTGCATTTTTGTAGTGCCTTTGAAAATGCTATGTTATACTGAGTATGTtattaatgtttgaaaaaaatgaagagaaacacaaaatgcaatTGCTGTGCTGGTAAGACCTGTGGTCTGTTTTGCAAAGGCCAGAGTCACATATACAGCATAACAGTTTATCATCCAACTACTTGAAGTAACCAGGCAGCGGTTCTGAAATTAATCCACACTAACAGCCCAGCAGATTTTGatgtttgtaaatgaaaatgttatgatAAAAATGGTCTGTCTTCTTTCTTCATCATTCTTAGCTCTCATCTCTGAGCTATGAATCACAGCCAGGACATGCTCCTTCCACTGTTTCTCCCTCTATCAGTCATCCTCTGCTCCCCACTGCCCATTTGTCACATGGACTCATGTTATAAAACTTATGGGGTCAGTGGACACTGAGCAGCGGGTGAGGGGCAATAGATTCTCTACCCCTCCCTGTACATTTAATCCATCATATGTCTGACTATTCATCCTCCCACTGACAGTCCTACttagacgcacacacaaacaaacgctCCTGCACATCCATTTATCTTCCTTTAGCCTTTCTCATATTCATCCATCTCTGCATCCCTCCTGCTGTCATCCATCCAAATCTGGCCCTCTCCCACTCATTCCAcactctctcctccccctccctctgcgTCATAAAGAAGCTGAGCCATCCATTCACCCACTGCCGGCGACCCCACCTCGGGGAGGCTGAGCTGACATCCACCCCTCCCTGATTGCTGATGTCTCCTCGGAGACCAGCTCAGCATTACCACTTCCAAGACCTTAAAGCAGACCGGCATACCGCCGTACACACTCAGCAAAACACCCCACTTCACACATGCGCATGCCCATCAAGCATCGGAAACACCTAAAGAAATGGACGCGAACGCTTCATGACGCTGAGTGCGTTTAgttcagcagcagaaggagaatTTCTTCCCATCCGACTGCCTCCTGAGACAAAGTGTGAATGAGCAGCAGGTGTGGACATCAACTTTAAAGCATATGGGAAGTTAAACTAACTGGAAGAGGCGTGCGCACTCCCACAGACCAGGCTACTATTTACCCGGGATTCATTTCACTTGTTGACACttttaaaacaacatgaacataTAACTGCACAATTAAAAACAGTCCACACGCACAAACAGGGTTCACACAGAAAGCTCCGTGCTGACGCTGTTTAAGAAGCCTAATTGGTTCTCGCCGCCCCACCACACAGCATGTCCCCTCCTGCCGGATCTCACTGTGTCTCCGCTGAAAGCTGTGGACGTGTCTCACCTTGGACAGTGTCCCTCTTCTCGCCTCTGTCCGATGCCGATGAATCTGCGCTGTTGTCGGGCTCTCCGGTCAGGGATTtccagcctctgctgctgtttaaacATGGTCATGTCAAACACAGTGCCTCAGCCTTTTCCGGTATcggctttcaaaataaaatccctaTTTTGCGATGATTTTTTTTCCGGGGTTATACAAATTAGACAATGTTGCTGTGGAATTGCCAATACTTTAgaataaaagttattttaaggACACGGGCTAGAGACCTTTACTGAGATGACCGATCAAATTGTTACCTTTCTTAAGTGATTAAATGACGAACTATCAAAATCCCCACAGCTGTTGCAACAACATAAATCAGAAAAGGCGACAGATTTATTGATGTCGAAAGATCCTAATTATTAGCGAACGATTAACATGGCCTTGACTCATTGTGCATGACCAATtgttctgctttcttttttttttttttgaaaatgacagAATTTCCGGTAGTAGcttgtcggtctctgtctgtttgatAGTTTCAATAGTAAAGTTCAGCTGGCCCTGAGGTTGTGTTTTTGACTGGCGCAGGCTTTACGCACTGGTTACGCATCCAGACTCATGACCTCTCGGTTAATTGGTCATTTCTATGCCGTGGATAAAAGACAGCAGCTGATTCCTCGAGTCTAATGTGTGTACGCTTCATTTCAAGATGTAAACTGCTGATATATTACAAGTCATCTGTCAGACAAActagttttgttttgggatCTCTCAACAAGCATCTGCGTGACCGTGAGCAATGTAGAGTCATGCAACAGGGAGCCCTAATCATGTCCCAACCAGATCAGCTCCAGTCATgtttggaaaacacaaaagattgCATTGTTAAATACTGAGAATACTTCTGTGCTGTGAGGCCTCTGTGCAAATATGAAAGAGTAAATCatgtcagagcaggaaaaaactACAGCTGTGGGGCAATGATGCAACTAGCCTGCCCAAACTGCAGCGGGTTTTTATTGCTACTTGGAAACCCACAGTCCTGAGACCACAGCAGCACACTGTAAACATTATAATAGATTTTTACAGTAATAGAAATTTTGAACTATACTGCACATTAGGTGAAACCTGGATTCGTTTGAAGACATTAAACTCGAGCTCCTGACTATTCAAGCAAGCTTTCATAGATTACTCATCATCTAACAATTATGAAGAAACAAAATTAATTTGGTCATCGGTGGAAACTGGAAAACTATCAACCTGTAACAGTACATAAACACAGTAACAgtacataaaaacaaacccaaatttAAAAAACCTAATAAATCTTCTCAACTAACAAAAAAGGTCTATTTTAAACTGCTCCAGCTCTGTGTTGTGGATATTATCTCTATCTTAGTAGCACTGACTACTACAGCACTGTTTTGTACATAATAGAAgacattcaaaaatgaaaacattaaccTAGCCTCTTTCAAGATCAGACCAATTCTGTCTGAAATACTGGAAAAACAAGCCTTAACACTCCTCTCATTTTGTACAGCCACTTTTTCAATTAAACAGAAACAGGCCTTCAAAAGTTTAAAGTGACACAGACTCTTTGTTAAAACAAGGGAACCTAGTGGCATTTTGTGACTTAACAAATTGTACAGATTTATAATCACACCTCCTTTCCTCACAGCTCTGTCATGAGCTCTACCTCAGTGTCCGTCACAGCTAAACAGTCAGCAGGTTTTTGGTCAATTGCACAGTGTAATCGAGCTGGATCACTGCACTCCCACAACCTGTGAAACTCCTTGATGAAGGGTTGCACCAACTCTGGCTCTTCAGTGATGAGGACGTTCTCCATGTTGCTCTGTACTGCTGTAAGTGTCCAGTTGAGGGAGCCGGTGATGAGCAGCCGATGGTCCACCAC contains:
- the LOC115048278 gene encoding tetraspanin-1-like encodes the protein MCCSGFLKIMMFIFNGGIFVAGAAILGVGIWVKVDAGSLLDVLHTIDNAASGISQLVNVSYLLIALGVVLVVIGFLGCCGAIRESRCMLLTFFSIVLIIFLAEVAGAVVLLVFKDLAKDLLSALEKDVIKSIREDYGKDEGVTSLWNATMEEFHCCGYKNYTDFDFSPFYNEHGGNFYPLTCCNATITKATCNTTTAESSMIDGCFDTLLKLIEDNAVIIAAVALGIAAFEIAAMVVSMVLYKNIGK
- the LOC115040802 gene encoding ras-related protein Rab-3D-like, whose protein sequence is MALARDPGVGTEQRDAADQNFDYMFKLLIIGNSSVGKTSFLFRYADDSFTSAFVSTVGIDFKVKTIYRNDKRVKLQIWDTAGQERYRTITTAYYRGAMGFLLMYDITSQETFYAVQDWATQIKTYSWDNAQVVLVGNKLDLEEDRQVPKEEAQRLATELGFQFFEASAKENINVKQVFDKLVDVICEKMNESVNGDASPLAGHKGDGLKDTPQGSQGGCAC